One Gossypium hirsutum isolate 1008001.06 chromosome A11, Gossypium_hirsutum_v2.1, whole genome shotgun sequence genomic window carries:
- the LOC107890131 gene encoding maltose excess protein 1, chloroplastic isoform X2: MADSLFLPLAAKSSNAHSSLFFRNCPSPSRLLPPKSSLLLHGGEKKISVLALSLYSRVSLPHRAALIRALDSDVPHPLHKGSVNFKNRKSYVEWDSLTAKFTGAANLPFLLLQLPQIILNTRNLMAGNKTALLAVPWLGMFTALLGNLSLLSYFAKKRETEAVVVQTLGVISTFVVISQLAIGEAMPLPQYVATSVVVAAGLILNFLNYYGMLNLTIWKFWEDFTTVGGLSVLPQIMWSTFVPNIPNSILPGSIAFVVAVASITLSHSGKLSEKGPKFIGAISGWTATLLFMWMPVSQMWTNFLNPDNIKGSLVRFGLHCFMVTGTLYACTYWKLSAGNSSWQQRSG; the protein is encoded by the exons atGGCTGATTCTTTGTTTCTTCCTTTGGCTGCCAAGTCTAGCAACGCTCATTCTTCTTTGTTTTTCCGGAACTGCCCTTCCCCTTCACGTTTATTGCCTCCCAAGTCCTCTTTGCTTTTGCATGGAGGTGAGAAGAAGATCAGTGTGTTGGCTCTGAGTCTGTACTCCCGCGTTTCGCTCCCCCACCGTGCAGCCCTGATTCGTGCTCTTGACTCGGACGTTCCTCACCCGCTTCATAAG ggatcagtGAACTTTAAGAATAGAAAGAGCTACGTGGAATGGGATTCATTGACAGCAAAGTTCACCGGAGcggcaaatttaccatttttattgCTCCAGTTGCCTCAGATCATTCTCAACACTCGCAATCTTATGGCGGGGAACAAGACTGCCCTTCTGGCCGTACCATGGCTG GGAATGTTCACTGCTTTGCTTGGAAACCTTTCATTGCTTTCTTACTTTGCCAAGAAAAGGGAAACAGAGGCAGTTGTGGTGCAAACACTAGGAGTGATATCAACATTTGTGGTGATTTCTCAGCTTGCAATTGGAGAAGCTATGCCTCTACCTCAATATGTGGCCACTTCAGTTGTTGTGGCTGCTggactcattttaaattttttgaattactATGGTATGCTCAACTTGACAATCTGGAAATTTTGGGAAGATTTTACGACTGTCGGTGGACTTTCAGTGCTTCCCCAG ATAATGTGGTCCACATTTGTCCCAAACATTCCCAACAGCATCTTGCCAGGGTCAATAGCATTTGTTGTGGCTGTAGCATCTATAACTCTG TCACATTCGGGCAAACTTTCAGAGAAAGGCCCCAAATTCATAGGAGCAATTTCTGGATGGACAGCAACACTTCTTTTTATGTGGATGCCGGTTTCACAAATG TGGACAAATTTCTTGAATCCTGATAATATTAAAG GTTCACTGGTTCGCTTTGGGCTACATTGTTTTATGGTTACGGGAACATTGTATGCATGTACTT ATTGGAAACTATCAGCCGGGAATTCTTCTTGGCAGCAACGGTCGGGTTAA
- the LOC107890131 gene encoding maltose excess protein 1, chloroplastic isoform X1: MADSLFLPLAAKSSNAHSSLFFRNCPSPSRLLPPKSSLLLHGGEKKISVLALSLYSRVSLPHRAALIRALDSDVPHPLHKGSVNFKNRKSYVEWDSLTAKFTGAANLPFLLLQLPQIILNTRNLMAGNKTALLAVPWLGMFTALLGNLSLLSYFAKKRETEAVVVQTLGVISTFVVISQLAIGEAMPLPQYVATSVVVAAGLILNFLNYYGMLNLTIWKFWEDFTTVGGLSVLPQIMWSTFVPNIPNSILPGSIAFVVAVASITLSHSGKLSEKGPKFIGAISGWTATLLFMWMPVSQMWTNFLNPDNIKGLSAISMLLAMLGNGLLIPRALFIRDLMWFTGSLWATLFYGYGNIVCMYLLETISREFFLAATVGLIAWIGMALWRDAAVYGYNSPLRSLKELVFGS; encoded by the exons atGGCTGATTCTTTGTTTCTTCCTTTGGCTGCCAAGTCTAGCAACGCTCATTCTTCTTTGTTTTTCCGGAACTGCCCTTCCCCTTCACGTTTATTGCCTCCCAAGTCCTCTTTGCTTTTGCATGGAGGTGAGAAGAAGATCAGTGTGTTGGCTCTGAGTCTGTACTCCCGCGTTTCGCTCCCCCACCGTGCAGCCCTGATTCGTGCTCTTGACTCGGACGTTCCTCACCCGCTTCATAAG ggatcagtGAACTTTAAGAATAGAAAGAGCTACGTGGAATGGGATTCATTGACAGCAAAGTTCACCGGAGcggcaaatttaccatttttattgCTCCAGTTGCCTCAGATCATTCTCAACACTCGCAATCTTATGGCGGGGAACAAGACTGCCCTTCTGGCCGTACCATGGCTG GGAATGTTCACTGCTTTGCTTGGAAACCTTTCATTGCTTTCTTACTTTGCCAAGAAAAGGGAAACAGAGGCAGTTGTGGTGCAAACACTAGGAGTGATATCAACATTTGTGGTGATTTCTCAGCTTGCAATTGGAGAAGCTATGCCTCTACCTCAATATGTGGCCACTTCAGTTGTTGTGGCTGCTggactcattttaaattttttgaattactATGGTATGCTCAACTTGACAATCTGGAAATTTTGGGAAGATTTTACGACTGTCGGTGGACTTTCAGTGCTTCCCCAG ATAATGTGGTCCACATTTGTCCCAAACATTCCCAACAGCATCTTGCCAGGGTCAATAGCATTTGTTGTGGCTGTAGCATCTATAACTCTG TCACATTCGGGCAAACTTTCAGAGAAAGGCCCCAAATTCATAGGAGCAATTTCTGGATGGACAGCAACACTTCTTTTTATGTGGATGCCGGTTTCACAAATG TGGACAAATTTCTTGAATCCTGATAATATTAAAGGTTTGTCAGCTATCTCAATGTTGCTTGCTATGCTTGGCAATGGGCTTTTGATTCCACGTGCACTATTTATTCGTGATCTTATGTG GTTCACTGGTTCGCTTTGGGCTACATTGTTTTATGGTTACGGGAACATTGTATGCATGTACTT ATTGGAAACTATCAGCCGGGAATTCTTCTTGGCAGCAACGGTCGGGTTAATTGCATGGATAG GAATGGCTCTATGGAGAGATGCTGCTGTGTACGGATATAACTCACCATTAAGATCTTTGAAAGAGTTGGTTTTTGGATCATAA